One segment of Bacteroides caecimuris DNA contains the following:
- a CDS encoding FprA family A-type flavoprotein: MEHKTRIKGNVHYVGVNDRNKHRFEGMWPLPYGVSYNSYLIDDEMVALVDTVDICYFEVYLRKIKQVIGERPINYLIINHMEPDHSGSIRLIKQHYPEIIIVGNKQTFGMIEGFYGVTGEQYLVKEGDFLALGHHKLRFYMTPMVHWPETMMTFDETDGVLFSGDGFGCFGTVDGGFLDTRINVDKYWGEMVRYYSNIVGKYGSPVQKALQKLGGLPISAICSTHGPVWTENIAKVVGIYDRLSRYDADEGVVIAYGSMYGNTEQMAEAIAEELSAQGVKNIVMHNVTKSHPSYIIADIFRYKGLIIGSPTYSNQIFPEVEALLSKILLREVKGRYLGYFGSFTWAGAAVKRLAEFAEKGKFELVGDPVEMKQAMKDLTYTQCENLARAMADRLKKDR; encoded by the coding sequence ATGGAACATAAAACAAGAATTAAAGGAAATGTCCACTATGTGGGAGTGAATGACCGTAACAAGCACAGATTTGAAGGGATGTGGCCATTACCCTATGGAGTTTCATATAACTCTTATCTGATTGATGATGAGATGGTGGCATTGGTGGATACGGTAGATATTTGTTATTTTGAAGTCTACTTGCGTAAGATCAAGCAAGTGATTGGAGAACGTCCCATTAATTATTTGATTATAAACCACATGGAACCGGATCATTCGGGATCTATCCGACTGATTAAGCAACATTATCCGGAAATTATTATCGTGGGTAACAAGCAGACATTCGGTATGATTGAAGGGTTCTACGGTGTAACCGGCGAACAGTATCTGGTAAAGGAAGGTGATTTCTTAGCTTTGGGACATCATAAACTGCGTTTTTATATGACTCCGATGGTGCATTGGCCGGAAACGATGATGACTTTTGATGAAACGGATGGCGTTCTTTTCTCCGGCGACGGATTCGGATGCTTTGGCACTGTAGATGGCGGATTCCTGGATACGCGGATCAATGTGGATAAGTATTGGGGGGAAATGGTTCGTTACTACTCTAACATCGTAGGCAAATACGGAAGCCCCGTGCAAAAAGCTTTGCAAAAATTGGGAGGACTACCTATTTCTGCTATTTGCTCTACACATGGACCGGTATGGACAGAGAATATTGCCAAGGTAGTTGGTATCTATGACCGTTTGAGTCGTTATGATGCCGACGAAGGTGTTGTTATTGCTTATGGAAGCATGTATGGAAATACGGAGCAAATGGCGGAAGCTATTGCTGAAGAGCTTTCGGCACAGGGTGTTAAGAACATCGTCATGCATAATGTGACAAAGAGTCATCCTTCTTATATTATAGCGGATATTTTCCGTTACAAGGGATTGATTATCGGTTCTCCTACGTATAGCAATCAGATATTCCCGGAAGTGGAAGCGCTGCTCTCAAAGATTTTGTTGCGTGAGGTGAAGGGACGCTATTTGGGTTATTTCGGTTCTTTCACATGGGCAGGTGCTGCTGTGAAGCGTCTGGCAGAGTTTGCGGAAAAGGGCAAATTCGAATTGGTCGGTGATCCGGTGGAGATGAAACAGGCAATGAAGGACCTGACTTATACTCAATGTGAAAACCTGGCACGTGCCATGGCAGATCGTTTGAAGAAAGATCGTTAA
- a CDS encoding AAA family ATPase: MSVDTNNAEFQDALNLIQYTRQSVFLTGKAGTGKSTFLRYVCEHTKKKHVVLAPTGIAAINAGGSTMHSFFKLPFYPLLPDDPNLSLQRSRIHEFFKYTKPHRKLLEQIELVIIDEISMVRADIIDAIDRILRVYSHNLREPFGGKQLLLVGDVFQLEPVVKNDEREILNRFYPTPYFFSARVFGQIDLVSIELQKVYRQTDPVFVNVLDHIRTNTVGAADLQLLNTRYGSLIEESEADMYITLATRRDTVDSINEKKLTELPGEPITFEGVIEGDFPESSLPTSQELVLKPGAQIIFIKNDFDRRWVNGTIGVIAGIDEEEETIYVITDDGKECDVKLESWRNIRYHYNEKTKEIEEEVLGSFTQYPIRLAWAITVHKSQGLTFSRVVIDFTGGVFAGGQAYVALSRCTSLDGIQLKKPINRADVFIRPEIVNFAGRFNNRQAIDKALKQAQADVQYAAAARAFDKGDMEECLEQFFRAIHSRYDIEKPVPRRLIRRKLGIINTLKEQNKKLKEQMKEQQERLRQYAHEYLLMGNECITQAHDARAALANYDKALSLDPNYIDAWIRKGITLFNSKEYFDAENCFNTAVNLHPANFKAVYNRGKLRLKTENTEGAIADLDKATSLKPEHAGAHELFGDALLKAGKEVEAALQWRIAEALKKKKNP; this comes from the coding sequence ATGAGCGTAGACACTAACAACGCTGAGTTTCAGGATGCACTGAATCTGATTCAATATACCCGCCAGTCGGTCTTTCTGACAGGAAAAGCCGGTACGGGAAAATCTACATTCCTGCGTTATGTCTGCGAGCATACCAAGAAAAAGCATGTCGTACTTGCTCCGACGGGTATTGCCGCCATCAATGCCGGGGGAAGCACCATGCACAGTTTCTTTAAACTACCTTTCTATCCGCTATTGCCGGATGATCCTAATTTAAGCCTCCAACGTAGCCGTATTCATGAGTTCTTCAAATACACCAAGCCACATCGTAAGTTGCTGGAACAGATAGAACTGGTCATTATCGACGAAATCTCTATGGTACGGGCGGATATTATTGATGCCATCGACCGTATTTTGCGCGTATATTCCCATAACTTGCGTGAACCTTTCGGTGGAAAACAGTTGTTATTGGTAGGCGATGTCTTCCAATTGGAACCTGTCGTGAAGAACGATGAGCGGGAAATATTGAACCGATTCTATCCCACTCCCTACTTTTTCTCTGCCAGAGTGTTCGGACAAATAGACCTCGTCTCTATCGAACTTCAAAAAGTATATCGACAGACAGACCCTGTATTCGTCAATGTCCTTGACCATATCCGCACCAATACAGTCGGAGCTGCAGACCTGCAACTACTTAACACCCGCTACGGAAGCCTGATTGAAGAATCGGAAGCGGATATGTACATCACGCTTGCTACCCGAAGGGATACGGTAGATTCAATCAATGAAAAGAAACTGACCGAACTTCCGGGAGAACCGATTACTTTTGAAGGGGTTATCGAAGGAGACTTTCCCGAAAGTAGTCTGCCTACTTCACAAGAGCTTGTACTAAAGCCCGGTGCACAGATTATCTTTATCAAGAATGATTTCGACCGTCGTTGGGTAAATGGTACGATTGGTGTCATTGCCGGAATTGACGAGGAAGAAGAAACCATCTACGTCATCACCGACGATGGAAAAGAATGTGACGTAAAACTGGAATCATGGCGAAATATCCGCTACCACTATAACGAAAAAACAAAAGAAATAGAAGAAGAAGTATTAGGCAGCTTCACTCAATACCCCATCCGGTTAGCATGGGCCATCACTGTTCATAAAAGTCAGGGACTGACTTTCAGCCGGGTAGTCATCGACTTCACCGGCGGTGTATTTGCCGGAGGACAAGCATACGTAGCACTTAGCCGTTGTACCTCACTGGACGGCATCCAGCTCAAGAAACCGATTAACAGGGCAGATGTTTTCATCCGTCCAGAGATTGTAAACTTTGCCGGACGCTTCAACAACCGCCAAGCCATCGACAAGGCACTGAAACAGGCACAAGCCGATGTGCAATATGCCGCAGCCGCACGTGCCTTCGACAAAGGGGATATGGAAGAGTGTCTGGAACAGTTTTTCCGTGCCATCCATTCCCGCTACGATATTGAGAAACCTGTTCCCCGTCGTTTGATCCGCCGTAAACTCGGCATTATCAATACACTGAAAGAACAGAACAAAAAACTCAAGGAACAGATGAAAGAACAGCAGGAACGTCTGCGCCAATACGCACACGAGTATCTGTTAATGGGAAACGAGTGTATCACTCAGGCACACGACGCACGTGCCGCCCTTGCCAACTATGACAAGGCACTCAGCCTCGACCCGAACTACATAGATGCCTGGATACGAAAAGGTATCACGCTCTTCAACAGCAAAGAGTACTTTGACGCGGAGAACTGCTTCAATACGGCTGTAAATCTTCATCCGGCAAACTTCAAAGCTGTCTACAACCGGGGGAAACTCCGACTAAAAACAGAAAATACAGAAGGCGCCATCGCCGACCTGGATAAAGCGACAAGCCTGAAACCGGAGCATGCCGGCGCGCATGAACTTTTTGGAGATGCTCTGTTAAAAGCCGGAAAAGAAGTGGAAGCTGCGTTACAATGGAGAATTGCAGAGGCACTGAAGAAAAAGAAGAATCCCTAA
- a CDS encoding Cof-type HAD-IIB family hydrolase, with the protein MTKALFFDIDGTLVSFETHRIPTSTIEALEAAHAKGMKIFIATGRPKTIINNLSELQDRNLIDGYITMNGAYCFVGEQVIYKSAIPQEEVKAMAAFCEKKGVPCIFVEEHHISVCQPDDMVKKIFYDFLHVDVIPTISFEEATSKEIIQMTPFITEEEEKEICPSIPTCEIGRWYPAFADITAKGDTKQKGMDEIIRYFDIKLEETMSFGDGGNDISMLRHAAIGVAMGQAKEDVKAAADYVTAPIDEDGISKAMKHFGII; encoded by the coding sequence ATGACGAAAGCACTATTTTTTGATATAGACGGAACGCTGGTCAGTTTTGAAACTCACCGCATCCCGACTTCTACCATTGAGGCACTGGAAGCCGCCCACGCTAAAGGAATGAAGATATTTATCGCTACCGGACGCCCGAAAACCATTATCAACAATCTTTCCGAATTGCAGGACCGGAATCTTATCGATGGATATATAACGATGAACGGAGCCTATTGCTTTGTCGGTGAACAGGTGATTTACAAAAGTGCCATACCACAGGAAGAAGTGAAAGCAATGGCAGCTTTTTGCGAGAAGAAAGGTGTTCCCTGCATTTTCGTAGAAGAACATCATATTTCTGTCTGCCAACCTGATGATATGGTGAAAAAGATATTCTATGATTTTCTGCATGTGGATGTCATTCCTACTATATCTTTTGAAGAGGCAACAAGCAAGGAAATTATACAGATGACTCCTTTTATCACGGAGGAAGAAGAAAAAGAAATCTGCCCGTCCATCCCTACCTGCGAAATCGGACGCTGGTATCCTGCCTTTGCAGATATTACGGCCAAAGGAGACACCAAGCAGAAAGGGATGGATGAAATCATCCGTTACTTCGATATTAAACTGGAAGAAACGATGTCATTCGGAGACGGTGGAAACGACATCAGTATGCTTCGCCATGCAGCCATCGGAGTTGCTATGGGACAGGCTAAGGAAGACGTGAAAGCCGCTGCCGATTACGTTACGGCTCCCATTGACGAGGACGGAATCAGCAAAGCGATGAAACATTTCGGAATCATTTAA
- a CDS encoding L-threonylcarbamoyladenylate synthase: MLLKLYDKNNNPQDLQRIIDILNDGGLIIYPTDTMYAIGCHGLKERAIERICRIKEIDPRKNNLSIICYDLSSISEYAKVDNNVFKLMKHNLPGPFTFILNGTNRLPKIFRNRKEVGIRMPDNNIIREIARLLDAPIMTTTLPHEEHEDLEYMTDPELIDEKFGDIVDLVIDGGIGGIEPSTVVKCTDNELEIVRQGKGWLEEN; this comes from the coding sequence ATGCTACTGAAACTATATGATAAAAACAATAACCCGCAGGATTTACAACGAATCATCGATATCCTGAATGATGGCGGACTTATCATCTATCCTACCGATACGATGTACGCCATCGGCTGTCATGGTCTGAAGGAACGTGCCATAGAACGGATCTGCCGGATTAAAGAGATAGACCCTCGAAAAAACAATCTGTCTATCATCTGTTATGACTTAAGTAGTATCAGCGAATATGCGAAAGTAGACAATAACGTATTCAAACTGATGAAGCATAACCTTCCGGGACCATTTACCTTTATTTTGAACGGAACCAACCGGTTACCGAAAATCTTCCGCAACCGGAAAGAAGTAGGTATCCGTATGCCGGACAACAACATCATCCGTGAAATCGCACGCCTGCTGGACGCTCCCATTATGACCACCACACTGCCCCACGAAGAGCACGAGGACTTGGAATATATGACTGATCCCGAGCTTATAGATGAAAAGTTCGGCGACATCGTTGATCTGGTCATTGACGGCGGTATCGGAGGTATAGAACCTTCAACGGTAGTGAAATGCACGGATAACGAACTGGAAATCGTCCGACAGGGAAAAGGCTGGCTGGAAGAGAATTAA
- a CDS encoding TIGR01212 family radical SAM protein (This family includes YhcC from E. coli K-12, an uncharacterized radical SAM protein.) — MNMSTQLLYNDFPTFLRKYFPYKVQKISLNAGFTCPNRDGTKGWGGCTYCNNQTFNPDYCRTEKSITTQLEEGKCFFAHKYPEMKYLAYFQAYTNTYAELEGLKRKYEEALTVDGVVGLVIGTRPDCMPESLLRYLEELNKHTFLMVEYGIESTCDETLKRINRGHTYADTVEAVRRTAACGILTGGHIILGLPGETHDTMVAQAEILSDLPLATLKIHQLQLIRGTRMAHEYDEAPDGFHLFNKVEEYIDLVIDYVEHLRPDIVVERFVSQSPKDLLIAPDWGLRNYEFVARLQKRMKERGAYQGKKYRDSEKRIIFADDKLTTE, encoded by the coding sequence ATGAATATGTCTACACAGTTATTATATAATGATTTTCCTACTTTTCTGCGGAAATATTTTCCTTACAAGGTGCAAAAGATTTCATTGAATGCAGGTTTCACTTGTCCTAATCGTGACGGAACAAAAGGATGGGGCGGATGTACATATTGCAATAACCAAACTTTTAATCCGGATTACTGCCGGACAGAGAAGTCTATCACTACCCAATTGGAAGAAGGTAAATGCTTTTTTGCTCATAAATATCCGGAAATGAAATATTTGGCCTACTTTCAGGCTTATACCAATACGTATGCCGAACTGGAAGGCTTGAAGCGTAAATATGAAGAAGCGTTGACGGTAGACGGGGTGGTCGGACTGGTGATAGGTACACGCCCCGATTGTATGCCGGAGAGTTTGTTGCGTTACTTGGAAGAATTGAACAAACATACTTTTCTTATGGTTGAATATGGGATCGAGAGCACTTGTGACGAAACCTTAAAACGCATAAACCGGGGGCATACTTATGCCGATACGGTGGAAGCCGTCCGGCGGACAGCCGCCTGTGGTATCTTGACAGGCGGACATATCATCCTCGGACTTCCGGGAGAAACGCATGATACGATGGTGGCACAAGCGGAAATACTTTCCGACCTGCCTTTAGCTACCCTCAAGATCCATCAGTTACAATTGATTCGTGGTACACGAATGGCACATGAGTATGATGAAGCTCCTGATGGTTTTCATTTGTTTAACAAGGTGGAGGAATACATTGATCTGGTGATTGATTATGTAGAACATCTCCGTCCCGATATAGTTGTGGAGCGTTTTGTTTCCCAATCTCCTAAAGATTTATTAATAGCTCCGGACTGGGGATTGAGAAATTATGAATTTGTAGCGCGTTTACAAAAAAGAATGAAAGAAAGAGGTGCTTATCAAGGTAAGAAGTATAGGGATTCGGAAAAAAGGATTATTTTTGCAGACGATAAACTTACCACTGAATAA
- a CDS encoding MalY/PatB family protein, protein MNYNFDEIINRNGTDSVKWDGVESRWGRNDLIPMWVADMDFRTAPFVIEALRKRLEHEVLGYTFACKEWSESIVNWVKERHGWTIREEMLTFTPGIVRGLAFVIQCFTQKGDKVMVMPPVYHPFFLVTQKNEREVVFSSLVLKDGQYYINFDRFRQDIQGCKLLILSNPHNPGGRVWTKEELSQIADICYESGTLVISDEIHADLTLPPYKHPTFALISEKARMNSLVFMSPSKAFNMPGLASSYAIIENDELRHRFQTYMEASEFNEGHLFAYLSVAAAYSHGTEWLEQVLAYIKENVDFTENYLKEHIPTIKMIRPQASYLIFLDCRELGLNQEELNRLFIEDAHLALNDGATFGKEGEGFMRLNIACPRATLECALKQLEQAVISLE, encoded by the coding sequence ATGAACTATAATTTTGATGAAATAATAAACCGTAACGGTACAGATTCCGTAAAATGGGACGGAGTGGAAAGCCGTTGGGGACGCAACGACTTGATTCCGATGTGGGTAGCTGATATGGATTTCCGTACGGCTCCTTTTGTAATAGAAGCTCTGAGGAAACGCCTGGAGCATGAAGTGCTTGGATATACGTTTGCTTGCAAAGAATGGTCGGAGTCTATTGTCAATTGGGTGAAAGAGCGTCATGGCTGGACGATTCGTGAAGAGATGCTGACATTCACTCCCGGTATTGTCCGCGGATTGGCTTTCGTTATTCAATGTTTTACGCAAAAAGGTGATAAAGTAATGGTCATGCCTCCTGTTTATCATCCTTTCTTTTTGGTAACACAGAAGAATGAGCGTGAAGTCGTATTCAGTTCGTTAGTGCTGAAAGACGGACAATATTATATTAATTTTGACCGTTTCCGCCAAGATATTCAGGGCTGCAAACTGCTTATTTTAAGTAATCCCCATAACCCGGGGGGACGCGTATGGACAAAAGAGGAACTTTCTCAAATAGCTGATATCTGTTATGAAAGCGGTACTCTGGTGATCTCGGACGAGATTCATGCCGACTTGACCTTACCACCTTATAAACATCCTACTTTTGCTTTAATCTCGGAAAAGGCACGGATGAATTCGCTCGTCTTTATGTCTCCGAGCAAAGCATTCAATATGCCGGGGCTGGCGAGTTCTTATGCAATCATTGAAAATGACGAACTTCGTCACCGTTTCCAGACATATATGGAAGCCAGTGAATTCAATGAAGGGCATCTGTTTGCGTATCTTAGTGTGGCGGCTGCTTACAGTCATGGTACTGAATGGCTTGAACAAGTACTTGCTTATATCAAGGAAAATGTAGACTTCACCGAAAACTATCTGAAAGAGCATATTCCTACTATCAAGATGATTCGTCCGCAAGCTTCCTACCTTATCTTTTTGGATTGCCGTGAATTAGGACTAAATCAGGAAGAACTGAACCGCCTTTTCATAGAAGATGCTCATTTGGCATTGAACGATGGAGCAACATTTGGCAAGGAAGGCGAAGGCTTCATGCGGTTGAATATTGCTTGTCCGCGTGCTACGTTGGAATGTGCGTTGAAGCAGTTGGAGCAGGCAGTAATAAGTTTAGAGTAA
- a CDS encoding AsmA-like C-terminal region-containing protein has translation MKKGLKIAAITVGVIIILMFLLPFAFQGKIANIVKTEGNKMLNAQFDFKNLNISLFRNFPQASVTLEDFWLKGTGEFANDTLVQAGEVTAAVNLFSLFGDSGYDISKIFIEDTKLHAIVLPDGHANWDIMKPDTIATVETPAEEETSPFKVKLQRFVIKNMNLIYDDQQGKMYADIRDFNAICAGDLGSERTTLKLEAETKSLTYKMNGIPFLTNANISAKMDVDADLANNKYTLKDNTIRLNAIQAGIDGWVALKDPAIDMDLKLNTNDIGFKEILSLIPAIYATEFSSLKTDGTATLTATAKGILQGDTVPAFNIDMQVKNAMFRYPALPAGVDQINISANVQNPGGNIDLTTVNIHPFSFRLAGNPFSLTATVRTPISDPDFKAEAKGVLNLGMIKQVYPLGEMELNGTIDADMQMSGRLSSIEKEEYERIQASGTIGLTGMKLKMKDMPDVEIKKSLFTFTPKYLQLSETTVNVGKNDITADSRFENYIGYVLKGSTLKGNLNIRSNYFNLNDFITAFADEASTSEAASTDSVATAATSIVEVPHNIDFQMDANLKQVLFDKMSFNNMNGKLVVKDGKVDMKNLSMNTMGGNVVMNGYYSTANVKKPELKAGFKLSNIGFAQAYKELDMVQKMAPIFENLKGNFSGSINVLTDLDATMSPVLNTMQGDGSLSTRDLSLSGVKAIDQIADAVKQPSLKDMKVKDMTLDFTIKDGRVETKPFDIKMGDYTLNLSGSTGLDQTIDYSGKMKLPASVGNISKLMTLDLKIGGSFTSPKVSVDTKSMANQAVEAVADEAISKLGQKLGLDSAATANKDSIKQKVTEKAAEKALDFLKKKLK, from the coding sequence ATGAAAAAAGGTTTGAAAATCGCAGCTATCACCGTAGGAGTAATTATCATTCTGATGTTTCTTCTTCCTTTTGCCTTCCAAGGAAAGATAGCCAACATTGTAAAAACAGAAGGCAACAAGATGCTTAACGCACAATTTGACTTTAAGAACCTTAACATTAGTCTGTTCCGCAATTTTCCACAGGCTTCTGTCACTCTCGAAGATTTCTGGTTGAAAGGTACGGGTGAATTTGCCAATGACACCCTTGTACAGGCCGGAGAAGTTACCGCCGCAGTCAACTTATTCTCCCTTTTCGGAGATAGCGGTTACGATATTTCTAAAATATTTATCGAAGACACGAAGTTACATGCCATTGTCTTGCCGGACGGACATGCCAACTGGGATATCATGAAACCGGATACAATAGCAACAGTCGAAACACCTGCAGAAGAAGAAACTTCTCCTTTCAAAGTCAAGCTGCAACGCTTTGTTATCAAAAACATGAATCTGATTTATGACGATCAACAAGGAAAGATGTATGCTGATATCCGCGACTTCAACGCTATTTGTGCCGGAGACTTAGGAAGCGAACGTACCACCCTGAAACTGGAAGCGGAAACCAAATCACTCACCTACAAGATGAATGGAATCCCTTTCCTGACAAATGCCAATATCTCCGCTAAGATGGACGTAGACGCCGACCTTGCCAACAACAAATACACATTGAAAGACAACACTATCCGCCTCAACGCCATCCAGGCAGGAATCGACGGTTGGGTAGCCTTGAAAGACCCGGCTATCGACATGGACTTGAAACTTAACACGAATGATATAGGCTTCAAGGAAATTTTGTCATTGATTCCCGCCATTTACGCCACAGAATTCTCCAGCCTGAAAACAGACGGAACTGCAACGCTTACCGCAACGGCCAAAGGTATCCTGCAAGGAGACACCGTTCCGGCATTCAATATTGACATGCAAGTCAAGAATGCCATGTTCCGCTATCCGGCTTTACCGGCAGGAGTAGATCAAATCAACATCAGTGCCAACGTTCAAAATCCCGGAGGAAATATAGACCTGACTACGGTCAACATCCATCCGTTCAGTTTCCGCCTTGCCGGAAATCCGTTTAGCCTGACTGCTACAGTGAGAACACCGATCAGTGATCCGGATTTTAAAGCAGAAGCGAAAGGAGTGCTCAACTTAGGCATGATCAAACAAGTCTACCCGCTTGGAGAGATGGAGTTGAACGGCACCATTGATGCCGATATGCAAATGTCGGGACGCCTCTCATCTATCGAAAAAGAAGAATACGAACGTATACAAGCTTCGGGTACTATCGGACTGACGGGCATGAAACTCAAAATGAAAGATATGCCGGATGTAGAGATTAAAAAGTCTCTCTTCACCTTCACTCCGAAATACCTCCAGTTGAGTGAAACAACCGTCAACGTCGGAAAGAACGATATTACTGCCGACAGCCGGTTTGAAAACTACATCGGTTATGTATTGAAAGGTAGCACATTGAAAGGAAACCTGAATATTCGTTCCAACTACTTTAATCTGAACGACTTCATCACTGCTTTTGCCGATGAAGCCTCCACATCAGAAGCTGCGTCCACCGACTCTGTAGCTACAGCCGCCACAAGTATTGTTGAAGTTCCCCATAACATCGACTTTCAAATGGACGCTAACCTGAAACAAGTGTTATTCGACAAGATGTCTTTCAATAATATGAATGGCAAACTTGTTGTAAAAGATGGCAAAGTGGATATGAAAAACCTTTCCATGAACACCATGGGTGGTAATGTAGTGATGAACGGATATTATTCGACCGCGAACGTGAAGAAACCGGAACTGAAAGCCGGATTCAAGCTCTCCAATATCGGTTTCGCACAAGCTTACAAAGAACTGGATATGGTGCAGAAAATGGCTCCTATCTTCGAAAACCTGAAAGGTAATTTCTCCGGAAGCATCAATGTCCTGACAGATTTGGATGCAACCATGAGCCCCGTACTGAATACGATGCAGGGTGACGGTAGCCTTTCCACCCGCGACCTTAGTTTAAGCGGAGTAAAAGCAATCGATCAGATAGCCGATGCCGTGAAGCAACCCAGTCTGAAAGACATGAAAGTGAAAGACATGACATTGGATTTCACCATCAAAGACGGCCGCGTAGAAACCAAACCGTTTGATATCAAGATGGGAGACTACACACTGAATCTTTCCGGCAGCACAGGACTCGATCAAACCATCGACTATTCCGGTAAAATGAAACTGCCCGCATCCGTAGGCAATATCTCTAAGTTAATGACTCTTGACTTGAAAATCGGAGGTTCGTTCACCTCTCCGAAAGTCAGCGTAGATACTAAAAGCATGGCCAACCAAGCTGTCGAAGCCGTAGCCGATGAAGCAATCAGCAAACTCGGACAGAAACTTGGACTGGACTCTGCCGCTACCGCCAACAAAGACTCAATCAAACAGAAAGTCACAGAGAAAGCTGCGGAAAAGGCACTGGATTTCTTGAAAAAGAAACTCAAATAA
- the nagB gene encoding glucosamine-6-phosphate deaminase has translation MRLIIQPDYQSVSLWAAHYVAAKIKAANPTPEKPFVLGCPTGSSPLGMYKALIDLNKKGIVSFQNVVTFNMDEYVGLPKEHPESYYSFMWNNFFGHIDIKPENTNILNGNAPDLDAECARYEDKIKSYGGIDLFMGGIGPDGHIAFNEPGSSLTSRTRQKTLTMDTIIANSRFFDNDINKVPKTSLTVGVGTVLSAKEVMIIVNGHNKARALYHAVEGAITQMWTISALQMHEKGIIVCDDAATVELKVGTYRYFKDIESAHLDPESLIK, from the coding sequence ATGAGACTTATTATTCAGCCGGACTATCAGTCCGTATCTCTGTGGGCTGCACATTATGTTGCTGCTAAAATAAAAGCTGCCAATCCAACCCCCGAAAAACCATTTGTATTGGGCTGCCCCACCGGATCTTCTCCTCTGGGTATGTATAAAGCTTTGATCGACCTGAATAAGAAAGGAATCGTTTCTTTCCAGAATGTGGTAACATTCAACATGGATGAATATGTTGGATTGCCGAAAGAACACCCGGAAAGCTATTATTCTTTCATGTGGAATAACTTTTTCGGTCATATCGACATCAAACCGGAGAATACGAATATTCTGAATGGTAATGCTCCGGATTTGGATGCAGAGTGTGCACGTTATGAAGACAAGATCAAGTCATACGGTGGCATTGACTTGTTCATGGGCGGTATCGGTCCTGACGGACATATTGCGTTCAACGAACCGGGATCTTCATTGACTTCACGCACTCGTCAGAAAACATTGACGATGGATACCATCATTGCTAACTCCCGTTTCTTCGATAATGACATCAACAAAGTTCCTAAGACTTCTTTGACAGTGGGAGTGGGTACTGTGCTTTCTGCAAAGGAAGTGATGATTATTGTAAACGGTCATAACAAAGCTCGTGCTTTGTATCATGCAGTAGAAGGTGCTATCACGCAGATGTGGACAATCAGTGCATTGCAAATGCATGAAAAAGGTATTATTGTTTGTGATGATGCTGCTACGGTGGAATTGAAAGTAGGTACTTACCGTTACTTCAAAGATATCGAGTCTGCTCATTTAGATCCGGAATCTTTGATTAAGTAA